In Aegilops tauschii subsp. strangulata cultivar AL8/78 chromosome 3, Aet v6.0, whole genome shotgun sequence, one genomic interval encodes:
- the LOC109783122 gene encoding acidic endochitinase-like yields MAIPAKASSSFSVACLLAAIFLLSSAPRSHGGSIAIYWGQNGNEGTLAETCSTGNYAFVNIAFLCSFGSAQETPQLNLAGHCDPYSNACTNLTADINLCQSKGVKVMLSIGGGAGGYTLNSEQDAADLAKYIWDSFLGGSSPKRPLGAAVLDGVDFDIEGGNPDYYGALAAHLKAYGGKGKGGSKEVYLSAAPQCPFPDQWVGKALQTGLFDYVWVQFYNNPPCQYVQGDTANLMDSWKQWTSGVHAKYIFLGLPAAPAAAGSGFIPAGSLESQVLPALKGSSKYGGVMLWSKFYDDQDGYSSAIKNAV; encoded by the coding sequence ATGGCCATCCCGGCTAAAGCCAGCAGCTCCTTCTCCGTCGCCTGCCTCTTGGCCGccatcttcctcctctcctcaGCCCCACGGAGCCACGGCGGCAGCATCGCCATCTACTGGGGCCAGAACGGCAACGAGGGCACCCTGGCCGAGACCTGCAGCACGGGCAACTACGCCTTCGTCAACATCGCTTTCCTCTGCAGCTTCGGGTCGGCCCAGGAGACCCCGCAGCTCAACCTGGCGGGCCACTGCGACCCCTACTCCAACGCCTGCACCAACCTCACCGCCGACATCAACCTCTGCCAGTCCAAGGGCGTCAAGGTGATGCTCTCcatcggcggcggcgccggcgggtaCACGCTCAACTCCGAGCAGGACGCCGCCGACCTCGCGAAGTACATCTGGGACAGCTTCCTCGGCGGGAGCTCGCCCAAGCGGCCGCTCGGCGCCGCCGTGCTCGACGGCGTCGACTTCGACATCGAGGGAGGGAACCCGGACTACTACGGCGCGCTGGCGGCGCACCTCAAGGCCTACGGCGGCAAGGGCAAGGGGGGCAGCAAGGAGGTGTACCTGTCGGCGGCGCCGCAGTGCCCGTTCCCGGACCAGTGGGTCGGCAAGGCGCTCCAGACCGGCCTCTTCGACTACGTGTGGGTGCAGTTCTACAACAACCCGCCGTGCCAGTACGTGCAGGGGGACACGGCCAACCTCATGGACTCGTGGAAGCAGTGGACGTCGGGGGTCCACGCCAAGTACATCTTCCTCGGGCtgccggcggcgccggcggcggccgggAGCGGGTTCATACCGGCGGGGAGCCTGGAGTCGCAGGTGCTCCCAGCGCTCAAGGGCTCCAGCAAGTACGGAGGGGTGATGCTGTGGTCCAAGTTCTACGACGACCAGGACGGCTACAGCTCCGCCATCAAGAACGCCGTCTGA